Proteins co-encoded in one Ruegeria sp. HKCCD4315 genomic window:
- a CDS encoding VWA domain-containing protein, with amino-acid sequence MAEQLPLDIPDNPKLAQNITHFARALRKAGLPIGPGRVIDAINAVQAAGFTKKRDFYWTLHACFVNRPEHRTVFAQVFRMYWRDPRYMEHMMAMMLPAIRGVQEERKADAGEKRAAEALLDGVERDMPEPAAQDEGETEIEIDATQTASSEERLRNLDFEQMSTAEIAQAKRVLARMTLPVKPIESRRGQASHLGHRIDRARTLRGAMRQGGELHDIYRLRPKPRWPNLVALCDISGSMSQYSRIILHFLHTVSNAKGAGWAKVHAFTFGTRLTNITRHLRQRDVDAALAAAGAEAQDWEGGTRIGECLHQFNRDWSRRVMGQGAVVLLITDGLERGDPKVLQKEIERLHLSSKRLIWLNPLLRWDGFAPKAQGVATMLPHVDSFRAGHSIASLEDLADVISKPDDQGQKARLMAALSS; translated from the coding sequence ATGGCAGAACAACTCCCTCTGGACATACCGGACAATCCAAAGCTGGCGCAGAATATCACGCACTTCGCCCGTGCCCTCAGAAAGGCGGGTTTGCCAATTGGCCCAGGGCGCGTGATTGATGCCATCAACGCCGTGCAGGCGGCTGGGTTTACTAAGAAACGGGACTTTTACTGGACTCTGCACGCCTGTTTTGTGAACCGCCCGGAACATCGAACGGTGTTCGCGCAAGTCTTCCGAATGTATTGGCGTGATCCACGATACATGGAACACATGATGGCCATGATGCTGCCCGCCATTCGCGGCGTGCAGGAAGAGCGTAAAGCGGACGCGGGTGAAAAACGGGCGGCCGAGGCACTGTTGGACGGCGTCGAACGGGATATGCCTGAACCTGCCGCGCAAGACGAAGGCGAAACTGAAATCGAGATAGACGCCACTCAGACGGCGTCATCCGAGGAACGACTGCGCAATCTGGATTTTGAACAGATGAGCACCGCTGAAATAGCGCAAGCCAAACGCGTCTTGGCGCGGATGACTCTGCCGGTCAAACCCATCGAGTCGCGCCGGGGGCAGGCGAGCCATCTTGGGCACCGAATAGACCGGGCGCGCACCTTGCGCGGGGCTATGCGGCAAGGCGGAGAGCTGCACGATATCTACAGGCTACGGCCCAAGCCACGCTGGCCCAACCTTGTGGCATTGTGTGATATCTCAGGATCGATGAGCCAATACAGTCGGATTATCCTGCATTTCCTGCATACGGTATCGAACGCCAAAGGTGCAGGCTGGGCCAAAGTTCATGCTTTCACTTTCGGCACCCGCCTGACCAACATCACCCGACATTTACGTCAACGGGATGTGGATGCAGCGCTTGCCGCCGCCGGGGCCGAGGCGCAGGATTGGGAAGGCGGCACGCGTATAGGAGAGTGCCTTCACCAATTCAACCGTGACTGGTCGCGCCGCGTCATGGGGCAGGGGGCGGTTGTCTTGCTCATTACCGATGGGTTGGAGCGGGGCGATCCTAAGGTTCTGCAAAAAGAGATCGAGCGCCTGCACCTGTCTTCAAAACGGCTGATCTGGCTGAATCCGTTGCTGCGCTGGGACGGGTTCGCCCCAAAAGCGCAAGGCGTGGCGACCATGCTGCCGCATGTGGACAGTTTCCGGGCAGGGCATTCCATTGCCTCACTCGAAGACCTGGCCGACGTGATTTCAAAACCCGACGACCAGGGTCAGAAAGCCCGGCTGATGGCCGCGCTTTCCAGTTAG
- a CDS encoding 3-keto-5-aminohexanoate cleavage protein, translating into MNPIPADDNKTLYILVAPNGARRTAADHPALPVTIDQIVKTARACHLTGAQGIHVHVRDAKGQHSLDAGSYLETIAELRRIAPGLDVQITTEAAGIFDVPAQLACLEQVRPDWASISVREIARDPNLAPRVYALCADQGTRVQHILYDAEDARLLDQWQQDDIVRKDQTDRLFVLGRYSDGQQSVPADLDAFPNCQNHWMVCAFGTQEHACLAEAARRGGDVRVGFENSLTGPDGTPWADNAASVAALVELLGKART; encoded by the coding sequence ATGAATCCCATCCCTGCCGACGACAACAAAACCCTCTATATTCTAGTCGCGCCCAATGGCGCGCGGCGAACTGCAGCAGATCATCCTGCCCTGCCGGTCACGATAGATCAGATCGTCAAAACTGCGCGGGCCTGCCACCTTACAGGGGCGCAGGGCATTCATGTTCATGTACGGGACGCGAAGGGTCAGCACTCGCTGGACGCTGGATCATATCTGGAAACGATCGCCGAATTGCGCCGCATCGCGCCGGGATTGGATGTTCAAATCACAACCGAAGCGGCAGGGATATTTGACGTTCCCGCGCAGCTGGCCTGCTTGGAGCAGGTGCGTCCAGACTGGGCCTCGATTTCGGTACGAGAGATTGCGCGCGACCCCAACCTTGCACCGCGTGTCTATGCGCTCTGCGCTGATCAGGGAACGCGGGTGCAGCATATTCTGTACGATGCGGAAGACGCTCGGCTGTTGGACCAGTGGCAGCAGGATGACATTGTCCGTAAGGATCAGACGGACCGGCTGTTTGTTCTGGGACGCTATAGCGACGGTCAGCAATCTGTACCGGCAGATCTGGATGCCTTCCCGAACTGTCAAAACCATTGGATGGTCTGCGCGTTTGGCACACAAGAACACGCCTGTCTGGCCGAAGCAGCGCGGCGCGGGGGTGATGTGCGCGTTGGATTTGAAAATAGCCTGACGGGGCCGGATGGCACGCCGTGGGCGGATAATGCGGCTTCGGTCGCGGCTTTGGTTGAACTGCTTGGAAAGGCCAGAACATGA
- a CDS encoding ferredoxin--NADP reductase produces the protein MTEMKSVSEATAVKAPVLPDAQTVTEVTHWTDSLFSFKVSRPASLRFRSGEFVMIGLLGDNGKPLLRAYSIASPSWDEELEFYSIKVQNGPLTSKLQHIKPGDQIILRPKPVGTLVHDALLPGKRLWFFATGTGFAPFASLLREPQTYEDYDEVIITHTCREVAELEYGRQLIENIRQDELLAELMGEGFADKIRYYPTTTREDSPKMGRITTLLQDGTVFEDLGIEGGIKPETDRAMVCGSLAFNLDIKEILEGFGLREGANSDPKEFVIEKAFVG, from the coding sequence ATGACAGAGATGAAATCCGTGAGTGAAGCAACCGCCGTTAAGGCCCCCGTTCTGCCAGATGCCCAGACTGTCACCGAGGTGACGCACTGGACTGATAGCCTGTTCTCGTTCAAGGTCTCGCGCCCGGCCTCGCTGCGCTTTCGTTCGGGTGAGTTTGTGATGATCGGCCTTTTGGGTGATAACGGCAAACCGTTGCTGCGCGCCTATTCGATTGCTTCGCCGTCCTGGGACGAAGAGTTGGAGTTCTATTCGATCAAGGTTCAGAACGGCCCGCTGACTTCGAAACTGCAACACATCAAGCCCGGCGATCAGATCATCCTGCGCCCCAAGCCGGTTGGTACGCTGGTGCATGACGCCCTGCTGCCCGGCAAACGCCTGTGGTTCTTTGCCACCGGCACCGGCTTTGCACCTTTTGCCTCGCTGCTGCGTGAACCGCAGACCTATGAGGATTATGACGAGGTCATCATCACCCACACCTGCCGCGAAGTTGCTGAACTGGAGTATGGCCGTCAGCTGATCGAAAACATCCGTCAGGACGAACTGCTGGCTGAGCTGATGGGCGAAGGGTTTGCGGACAAAATCCGCTACTACCCGACCACTACCCGGGAAGACAGCCCCAAAATGGGCCGTATCACCACCCTGCTTCAGGACGGCACCGTGTTTGAAGATCTGGGCATCGAAGGCGGCATCAAGCCTGAAACCGACCGCGCGATGGTTTGTGGATCGTTGGCCTTCAACCTGGATATCAAGGAAATCCTCGAAGGGTTCGGCCTGCGCGAAGGTGCAAATTCCGACCCGAAGGAATTCGTGATCGAAAAAGCCTTTGTTGGGTAA
- a CDS encoding MurR/RpiR family transcriptional regulator has translation MALTDQLRREIDQMPAQMQVAAKYVVDHPGDFGLNPIRETADRIGISSNVLVRLAQRMGFDSFDAFRQPFRRALTTDSEDRLGQGWLEASAGQDPFHLAQVKFAQNEMNVVSRSLRLMDPHLTQHAIGHMVSARRCYVTATRSSHALAYYFHYAGRMAHPGLQLVPRHMGSAIDDLVEATDEDCLFAITVHPYSADTIQSMRFARDRSMRIVLLSDSEVIAPGVEPDVVLPVSTRTLHPFSSFSGAMAVLECLLGHLFEASGKEARDRVEQYQKAREDTGAYWRPGVLPKLRKP, from the coding sequence ATGGCACTCACGGATCAGTTAAGGCGCGAGATCGATCAGATGCCTGCGCAAATGCAGGTCGCGGCGAAGTATGTTGTCGATCATCCTGGCGACTTTGGGCTGAACCCAATCCGCGAAACCGCCGACAGGATCGGCATCAGTTCAAACGTGTTGGTACGGCTTGCACAGCGCATGGGCTTTGACAGCTTCGATGCTTTTCGCCAACCGTTTCGCCGCGCCTTGACAACGGACAGCGAAGACCGGCTGGGGCAAGGCTGGTTAGAAGCTTCGGCGGGGCAAGACCCGTTTCATCTGGCGCAAGTCAAATTCGCTCAGAACGAGATGAATGTTGTTTCGCGATCCCTGCGCCTGATGGATCCGCATCTGACGCAACACGCCATCGGGCACATGGTTTCCGCGCGGCGCTGTTACGTTACCGCGACCCGGTCCAGCCACGCCCTGGCCTATTACTTTCACTACGCAGGCCGCATGGCCCATCCCGGATTGCAACTGGTGCCCCGCCACATGGGGTCAGCTATCGACGATTTAGTCGAGGCCACAGATGAAGATTGTTTGTTTGCCATCACCGTCCATCCCTATTCCGCCGACACAATCCAGTCGATGCGATTTGCTCGTGACAGGTCCATGCGCATCGTGTTGCTGTCGGACAGCGAGGTGATCGCACCCGGGGTTGAACCGGATGTGGTTCTGCCTGTCAGCACCCGGACATTGCACCCATTCTCAAGCTTTTCCGGCGCGATGGCCGTGTTGGAATGTTTGCTCGGGCATCTTTTTGAGGCCAGCGGCAAAGAGGCCCGGGACCGCGTGGAACAGTATCAAAAAGCAAGGGAAGACACGGGCGCCTATTGGCGGCCCGGTGTTTTGCCAAAGCTCAGGAAGCCCTAA
- a CDS encoding XdhC family protein gives MERFDNSPETALGWHRSGRGAALATVVETWGSAPRRVGSQLVIGGDGRIEGSVSGGCVEGAVIVEALEALDEGEARLLEFGVSDEDAFAVGLACGGTIRVLVEPIGKVLPEPMLAELVAARAAREPVAYEVNTNTGHRALRRNVYAERLRMDRSGFEEDGETFVAVHNPPLRLIVVGAVHIAQALVPMARIAGYDPAIIDPRDAFASSARFPGETILTDWPDEAVAKLGLDARTAIVLLTHDPKLDDPALQAALDAGVFYIGALGSTRTHAKRVDRMKAAGFTEEQISRIHGPIGLDIGAAGPAEIAVAILAQMTAVLRGKA, from the coding sequence ATGGAGCGATTCGACAACAGCCCGGAAACGGCTTTGGGCTGGCACCGCAGCGGGCGGGGCGCGGCCTTGGCGACCGTTGTCGAAACCTGGGGCAGCGCGCCGAGACGCGTAGGGTCTCAACTGGTGATCGGCGGCGACGGGCGGATTGAAGGCTCGGTTTCCGGCGGCTGTGTAGAAGGTGCGGTGATCGTTGAAGCGCTTGAAGCCTTGGACGAGGGCGAAGCCCGGCTTTTGGAATTTGGCGTCAGCGACGAGGATGCCTTTGCCGTTGGTCTGGCCTGCGGCGGTACGATCCGTGTTCTGGTCGAACCCATTGGAAAGGTCCTGCCCGAGCCCATGCTGGCAGAATTGGTCGCAGCCCGTGCCGCACGCGAGCCGGTGGCGTATGAAGTGAATACAAACACCGGGCACAGGGCTTTGCGCCGCAACGTTTATGCGGAACGGCTGCGTATGGATCGGTCCGGTTTTGAGGAGGACGGCGAAACCTTTGTGGCGGTTCACAACCCACCTTTGCGGCTGATCGTTGTGGGTGCCGTCCATATCGCACAGGCACTTGTACCGATGGCGCGCATTGCGGGCTATGATCCGGCCATCATCGATCCGCGCGATGCCTTTGCATCCAGCGCGCGATTTCCGGGGGAAACGATCCTGACTGATTGGCCGGACGAAGCGGTGGCCAAGCTGGGGCTGGACGCGCGGACCGCCATTGTCTTGCTGACCCATGATCCCAAGCTGGACGACCCGGCGCTGCAAGCGGCACTTGATGCAGGTGTATTTTATATCGGCGCTCTGGGCTCGACGCGCACCCATGCCAAACGGGTGGATCGCATGAAAGCTGCAGGGTTCACTGAGGAACAGATTTCCAGAATTCACGGCCCGATCGGATTGGATATTGGTGCTGCGGGACCTGCAGAAATCGCCGTTGCTATTCTTGCTCAGATGACAGCGGTCTTGCGGGGCAAAGCATGA
- the infC gene encoding translation initiation factor IF-3 — protein MARRPHNAPPQRETGPRVNDRIRAPEIRLIGAEGENVGVVHPAKAMQLAADAGLDLVEISPNANPPVCKIMDFGKYKYEQQKRESEARKKQKVIEVKEVKFRPNTDTHDYDVKMKNVVKFLEKGDKVKVTLRFRGREMAHQNLGRELLERVAEDIKEIGKVENMPKMEGRQMIMMIGPLPQK, from the coding sequence ATAGCTCGCAGACCTCACAACGCGCCGCCTCAACGAGAAACCGGCCCGCGCGTCAATGACAGAATCCGTGCCCCCGAAATTCGCCTGATTGGTGCCGAAGGTGAAAATGTCGGGGTGGTTCATCCCGCCAAAGCCATGCAACTTGCGGCCGATGCCGGCCTTGACCTTGTCGAGATCTCGCCCAATGCGAACCCGCCGGTCTGCAAGATCATGGATTTCGGCAAATACAAATACGAACAGCAAAAACGCGAAAGCGAAGCCCGCAAGAAGCAAAAAGTCATCGAGGTGAAAGAGGTCAAATTCCGGCCCAACACCGATACCCATGACTACGACGTCAAGATGAAGAACGTCGTCAAGTTTCTTGAGAAAGGTGACAAGGTCAAAGTCACGCTACGGTTCCGCGGACGTGAAATGGCGCACCAGAATCTGGGGCGCGAATTGTTGGAGCGTGTGGCCGAGGACATCAAGGAAATCGGCAAGGTTGAAAACATGCCGAAGATGGAAGGCCGTCAGATGATCATGATGATCGGCCCGCTTCCCCAGAAATAA
- a CDS encoding aspartate aminotransferase family protein — translation MSHVFPRHTKSDLPIAAGGDGCYLIDAQGKRYLDCGDAAVSCLGHSNPAVIRAVQEQVEQIAFAHSGFMTSEPAEALADLLIQHAPGDLDRVYFVSGGSEATEAAIKLARQYFLEIGQPERRHVIARKQSYHGNTLGALSAGGNAWRRAQFAPMLIEMTHISACYEYAEKPEGESSFDYGQRVANELEVEILRLGPETVMAFMAEPVVGATLGAVPAVEGYFKRIREICDQYGVLLILDEVMCGMGRTGHLFACDHDGIEPDILCIAKGLGAGYQPIGAMLCTGAIYDAIRDGSGFFQHGHTYIGHPVATAAALAVVRELTDRDLPARAGVMGDKVHSALEAAFGQHANVGDLRGRGLFRGIELVSDRGTKAPFDPSLGIAGKVKKAAMAEGLICYPMAGTRDGRNGDHILLAPPFIIEDAQIDELVGKLRRALNAVI, via the coding sequence ATGAGTCACGTATTCCCGCGCCACACCAAATCGGATCTGCCCATCGCAGCAGGTGGGGATGGGTGCTATCTGATCGACGCGCAAGGCAAGCGGTATCTGGACTGCGGTGACGCGGCCGTGTCTTGCCTGGGGCATTCCAACCCTGCAGTGATCCGCGCGGTTCAAGAACAGGTGGAACAGATCGCCTTTGCCCACAGCGGTTTCATGACCTCTGAACCGGCTGAGGCGCTGGCGGATCTGTTGATCCAGCATGCGCCGGGCGATTTGGACAGGGTCTATTTCGTATCGGGCGGGTCTGAGGCAACCGAGGCGGCGATCAAACTGGCACGTCAGTATTTCCTTGAAATCGGTCAGCCAGAGCGTCGGCATGTCATCGCGCGAAAACAAAGCTACCACGGCAACACGCTGGGCGCTTTGTCTGCCGGGGGCAACGCCTGGAGGCGTGCTCAGTTCGCGCCCATGCTGATCGAGATGACCCATATTTCGGCCTGTTATGAATATGCCGAAAAACCCGAGGGCGAAAGCAGCTTTGACTATGGTCAGCGCGTTGCCAACGAGCTAGAGGTCGAAATCCTGCGCCTGGGCCCCGAGACTGTCATGGCGTTCATGGCGGAACCGGTGGTTGGTGCAACGCTCGGCGCGGTTCCGGCGGTTGAAGGGTATTTCAAACGTATCCGAGAAATCTGCGACCAATACGGGGTGCTGTTGATCCTGGATGAGGTAATGTGTGGCATGGGGCGTACAGGTCACCTGTTTGCCTGCGATCATGACGGCATCGAGCCTGATATACTGTGCATCGCCAAAGGCTTAGGGGCCGGATATCAACCGATCGGAGCCATGCTGTGCACTGGTGCGATCTATGATGCTATTCGGGATGGGTCAGGGTTTTTCCAACATGGGCACACCTATATCGGTCACCCGGTTGCCACAGCCGCTGCGCTCGCGGTGGTCCGTGAGCTGACGGACCGAGACTTGCCAGCCCGCGCCGGGGTCATGGGAGACAAAGTGCATTCGGCCCTTGAGGCAGCGTTTGGACAGCACGCAAATGTTGGCGATCTGCGCGGGCGGGGCCTCTTCCGCGGGATCGAACTTGTGTCGGATCGGGGTACCAAAGCTCCGTTCGATCCGTCCCTGGGCATCGCCGGAAAGGTGAAAAAGGCTGCAATGGCTGAAGGCTTGATCTGTTACCCCATGGCGGGGACACGGGATGGGCGAAACGGGGATCACATTCTACTGGCACCTCCGTTCATCATCGAAGACGCGCAGATTGACGAACTTGTCGGCAAATTGCGGCGGGCTTTGAACGCGGTCATCTAA
- the pyrC gene encoding dihydroorotase gives MTDTLTIRRPDDWHLHLRDGAMLQAVLPETARHFGRAIIMPNLVPPVVTGAHAAAYRDRIMAALPDDMTFEPLMTLYLTEDTDPDDLAAAHASGLVKAVKLYPAGATTNSHSGVRNFDNVRPVLERMAEIGLPLCVHGEVTDAEIDIFDREAVFIDRVLDPIRKATPGLRVVMEHITTRDGVQYVKANEANLGATITAHHLIINRNHILVGGIKPHYYCLPVAKREEHRLELLKAATSGDPRYFLGTDSAPHTDDNKEMACGCAGCFTATNTMSLVAEMFDRESALDKLEGFVSLNGPAFYRMPVNEDTITLTKGEPVEYPDKIETGDGPVTVFDPGFPLHWRVV, from the coding sequence ATGACCGATACCCTCACGATCCGCCGCCCCGACGACTGGCATCTGCATCTGCGCGATGGCGCCATGCTGCAGGCCGTTCTGCCCGAAACCGCGCGCCATTTTGGCCGTGCGATCATCATGCCCAATCTGGTGCCTCCGGTTGTCACCGGCGCGCACGCTGCGGCTTATCGCGACCGCATCATGGCCGCGCTGCCCGACGATATGACGTTTGAGCCGTTGATGACACTTTATCTGACCGAGGATACGGACCCGGACGATCTGGCGGCTGCCCATGCAAGCGGTTTGGTCAAGGCCGTGAAGCTGTACCCCGCAGGGGCTACGACCAACTCGCATTCGGGCGTGAGGAACTTTGACAACGTGCGTCCTGTGCTGGAGCGTATGGCCGAGATTGGCTTGCCCCTGTGTGTGCACGGTGAAGTCACCGACGCGGAGATCGACATTTTTGACCGTGAGGCAGTGTTCATCGACCGTGTACTGGACCCGATCCGAAAGGCCACTCCGGGTCTGCGCGTGGTGATGGAGCATATCACCACCCGAGACGGTGTTCAGTATGTCAAAGCCAATGAGGCAAATCTGGGCGCAACAATCACGGCGCATCACCTGATCATCAACCGCAACCACATTCTGGTTGGCGGGATCAAACCGCATTATTACTGCCTGCCCGTCGCCAAACGTGAAGAGCATCGGTTGGAGTTGTTGAAAGCCGCCACCTCGGGCGATCCGCGGTATTTCCTTGGCACCGACAGCGCTCCGCATACGGATGACAACAAGGAAATGGCCTGTGGTTGCGCGGGATGCTTCACGGCAACCAACACTATGTCCCTGGTGGCCGAGATGTTCGACCGCGAAAGTGCATTGGACAAGCTGGAAGGCTTTGTGTCGCTGAATGGTCCCGCTTTCTATCGAATGCCCGTGAACGAGGACACCATCACGCTGACCAAGGGCGAGCCGGTCGAATACCCCGACAAGATCGAAACCGGAGACGGACCCGTCACCGTTTTCGACCCCGGCTTTCCGTTGCATTGGCGCGTGGTTTAA
- a CDS encoding MoxR family ATPase — MTQPNSIDAVQQMLGAQGYVCGRALATVVFLSLKLGRPLFLEGEAGVGKTEIAKALAAGLNRRLIRLQCYEGLDASSAVYEWNFPAQMVAIRTAEASGGADRSALQAELFSDEYLIERPLLQAMRPDEYGAPVLLIDELDRTDEPFEAFLLEALSDFQVTIPELGTVKAPVPPVVIVTSNRTREVHDALKRRCLYHWVDYPDFEREIEILHARAPEAADALSREVVAFVQRLRTEDLFKKPGVAETIDWAKCLLALDVMNLSPEVIGDTLGAILKYQDDIQKLQGSEAKRILDEAKATLEPA; from the coding sequence ATGACGCAACCAAATTCAATTGATGCCGTGCAGCAGATGTTGGGAGCCCAGGGCTATGTCTGCGGACGCGCCCTTGCGACTGTTGTTTTTCTGTCGTTGAAACTGGGCCGACCGTTGTTTCTTGAGGGCGAAGCGGGCGTTGGTAAAACCGAGATCGCCAAAGCGCTGGCTGCGGGGTTAAATCGCCGTCTTATCCGTCTGCAATGCTACGAAGGTCTGGATGCGTCCTCCGCCGTTTACGAATGGAACTTTCCGGCGCAGATGGTGGCGATCCGTACGGCTGAGGCGTCGGGCGGGGCGGACCGAAGCGCGCTTCAGGCGGAATTGTTCTCAGACGAATACCTGATCGAACGCCCCTTGTTGCAAGCGATGCGGCCTGATGAATATGGCGCGCCGGTTCTGCTGATCGACGAGCTGGACCGCACCGACGAACCTTTCGAAGCCTTCCTGCTTGAGGCCCTCAGCGATTTTCAGGTCACGATCCCGGAACTCGGCACCGTCAAAGCGCCCGTGCCGCCCGTTGTCATTGTCACGTCAAACCGCACGCGCGAGGTGCATGACGCCCTCAAACGCCGCTGCCTTTATCATTGGGTCGACTATCCCGATTTCGAGCGCGAAATCGAAATCCTGCACGCCCGTGCACCTGAAGCGGCTGATGCGCTCAGCCGTGAGGTCGTGGCCTTTGTTCAACGACTACGCACCGAGGACCTGTTCAAGAAACCCGGTGTGGCTGAGACCATTGACTGGGCCAAATGCTTGCTGGCGCTGGATGTGATGAACCTCAGCCCAGAGGTGATCGGCGACACTCTGGGCGCAATCCTGAAATACCAGGACGACATCCAGAAACTGCAAGGGTCCGAGGCGAAACGCATTCTGGACGAGGCCAAGGCGACCCTCGAACCGGCCTGA
- a CDS encoding molybdopterin-binding protein → MRFGPVPVAQAEGAILAHSVTAGGRKLRKGLALQPEHIVQLTQAGLSEVIVAQLDTGDCHEDEAARNLAAALAPDAAAANLRVTEAFTGRVNLLADGPGVAVLDVAALERFNQVNPMITVATVPQHQQMGPGGMVATIKVISYAVPAEDVQRAAGLAQGAIRLARPVHQTAGLIVTDIPGGPSNEKGIAAIRGRVELLDMNLCDVQIVPHRVEALAEAVSQSDGDVLMILTGSATSDTEDVAPSAVRLAGGQVDRFGMPVDPGNLLFLGALQDRPVIGLPGCARSPALNGADWVLSRIACGIETRGADIAAMGVGGLLKEIPTRPQPRAKRKT, encoded by the coding sequence ATGAGGTTTGGCCCGGTTCCCGTAGCGCAGGCCGAAGGGGCCATTCTGGCGCATTCGGTCACTGCAGGTGGGCGCAAGCTGCGAAAGGGACTGGCATTGCAGCCCGAACATATCGTGCAGTTGACGCAAGCTGGTCTAAGCGAAGTCATTGTCGCACAGCTTGATACCGGTGACTGCCATGAGGACGAGGCCGCACGTAACTTGGCGGCAGCCCTTGCGCCTGATGCTGCCGCAGCCAACCTGCGCGTGACCGAGGCGTTTACCGGGCGGGTCAACCTTTTGGCCGATGGACCGGGGGTGGCCGTTTTGGATGTCGCTGCGCTTGAGCGGTTCAACCAAGTCAATCCGATGATCACAGTGGCCACGGTGCCCCAGCATCAGCAAATGGGACCAGGTGGTATGGTGGCGACCATCAAGGTCATCTCTTACGCTGTGCCGGCAGAGGATGTCCAACGCGCCGCCGGTTTGGCACAGGGCGCAATACGTTTGGCGCGTCCGGTTCACCAAACAGCCGGGCTGATCGTGACGGACATTCCGGGCGGACCATCAAATGAGAAAGGGATTGCCGCCATTCGAGGGCGGGTCGAGTTGCTGGATATGAACCTGTGTGATGTGCAGATCGTTCCGCACCGGGTCGAAGCTCTGGCCGAAGCAGTCTCGCAAAGCGATGGGGATGTGCTGATGATCCTGACAGGGTCTGCGACGTCGGACACTGAAGATGTAGCACCGTCGGCTGTGCGTCTGGCTGGCGGGCAGGTGGATCGCTTTGGAATGCCGGTGGATCCGGGAAACCTCTTGTTTTTGGGCGCCTTGCAAGATCGCCCGGTGATTGGATTGCCCGGTTGCGCGCGCTCTCCGGCGTTGAACGGTGCCGATTGGGTTCTATCCAGAATCGCGTGTGGAATTGAGACTAGGGGTGCAGACATTGCAGCGATGGGGGTTGGCGGGCTTCTAAAGGAAATCCCGACCAGACCGCAGCCCCGTGCTAAACGGAAAACCTAG